From Cetobacterium sp. ZOR0034, one genomic window encodes:
- a CDS encoding carbohydrate ABC transporter permease has product MRSKKMNGYLFIAPWIIGFLVFTAYPFISSLWLSFTNYNLLSAPKFIGLSNYIKLFNDPLFIKTLSNTLKYVFITVPIKLAFALFIANILNYKLKGINFFRTAYYIPSILGGSVAIAVLWRFLFSDQGLINIIIGSLGFESISWLGDPKYALFTVSLLRAWQFGSAMVIFLAALKNIPEELYESARIEGASKTMMFFHITIPMISPVIFFNFIMQLIQAFQEFNGPYIITGGGPLNSTKLLPLLIYDNAFNYYQMGYASAISWILFMIIMVFTLFSFRSQKYWVHYSDSGEE; this is encoded by the coding sequence ATGAGAAGCAAAAAAATGAATGGATATTTATTTATAGCACCTTGGATAATAGGATTTTTAGTATTTACAGCTTATCCATTTATATCTTCATTATGGTTAAGTTTCACTAATTATAACCTATTAAGTGCTCCAAAATTTATAGGGCTTTCAAACTATATTAAGCTTTTCAATGATCCATTATTTATAAAAACTTTATCTAATACATTGAAATATGTATTTATAACAGTTCCAATAAAACTTGCGTTTGCACTATTTATAGCAAATATACTTAACTATAAATTAAAAGGGATAAATTTCTTTAGAACAGCTTACTATATTCCATCGATTTTAGGTGGAAGTGTGGCAATTGCTGTTTTGTGGAGATTTCTATTTTCGGATCAAGGATTGATAAATATAATAATAGGATCACTAGGATTTGAATCAATATCATGGTTAGGGGATCCTAAGTATGCTCTATTCACAGTTAGTCTTTTAAGAGCTTGGCAATTTGGATCAGCAATGGTAATTTTCTTAGCTGCATTGAAGAATATTCCAGAAGAGTTATATGAATCTGCAAGAATTGAAGGGGCATCAAAAACGATGATGTTCTTCCACATAACTATTCCTATGATTTCTCCAGTTATATTCTTTAACTTCATAATGCAATTAATTCAAGCCTTCCAAGAGTTTAATGGGCCATACATAATAACAGGAGGAGGACCACTAAATTCAACTAAACTATTACCACTATTAATATATGACAATGCATTTAATTATTATCAAATGGGATATGCATCGGCTATATCGTGGATATTATTTATGATAATTATGGTGTTTACACTATTTTCGTTTAGAAGTCAAAAATATTGGGTACACTACTCTGATAGTGGGGAGGAGTAA
- a CDS encoding glycoside hydrolase family 105 protein yields MDCIKSRSEKYIADYLESYEPYKGKWCYEDGCLLQGAMLLYKATENKKYLDFIYNYLNVFIGENGVIKGYEKTEFNIDNINAGKVLFDVYKFTGDEKYRKAIEKLHDQILDHPRVAQGNFWHKKRYENQVWLDGLYMVEPFYIRYETEFNGKRNYSDIFKHFVNVRENMFDENKKLHYHGWDTAKKCSWIVPETGLSKNFWLRAIGWHLMAMVDTLEYMSEEIFNEYRGLQILFKEAIRGIDQYRDLEKDMWYQVVDKQTEKGNYLETSGSLMIAYSMMKGARLGYISEKYAEIGKKSFEGICKEYLEEKDDGKLTLGGICLVAGLGGFGGEERDGSYEYYLSEPVVKDDVKGSGIFLMAYSEYLYLDKIKGCDE; encoded by the coding sequence ATGGATTGTATAAAATCAAGGTCAGAAAAGTACATTGCTGATTATTTAGAAAGCTATGAACCCTATAAAGGGAAGTGGTGTTATGAAGACGGATGTCTATTACAGGGGGCAATGTTACTATATAAAGCTACAGAGAATAAAAAATATTTAGATTTTATTTATAACTATCTGAATGTATTTATTGGGGAAAATGGAGTTATAAAAGGTTATGAAAAAACAGAATTTAATATAGATAATATAAATGCGGGGAAAGTTTTATTTGATGTTTATAAGTTTACAGGAGATGAAAAGTATAGAAAGGCTATTGAGAAACTTCATGATCAGATATTAGATCATCCAAGAGTTGCTCAAGGAAATTTTTGGCACAAAAAAAGATATGAAAATCAAGTTTGGTTAGATGGATTATATATGGTTGAACCATTTTATATAAGATATGAAACGGAATTTAATGGAAAAAGAAATTACTCAGATATATTTAAACATTTTGTAAATGTTAGAGAAAATATGTTTGATGAAAATAAAAAACTTCATTATCATGGGTGGGATACTGCAAAAAAATGTAGTTGGATTGTTCCGGAAACAGGGCTTTCTAAAAATTTCTGGTTGAGAGCAATTGGATGGCATTTAATGGCGATGGTAGATACTCTTGAATATATGTCAGAAGAAATATTTAATGAATATAGAGGACTTCAAATTCTATTTAAAGAAGCTATAAGAGGAATAGATCAATATAGAGATTTAGAAAAAGATATGTGGTATCAGGTTGTTGATAAGCAAACTGAAAAAGGAAATTATTTGGAAACTTCAGGAAGTCTAATGATTGCTTATTCTATGATGAAGGGAGCAAGATTAGGGTATATCAGTGAAAAATATGCTGAAATAGGAAAAAAATCTTTTGAGGGAATTTGCAAAGAGTATCTAGAGGAAAAAGATGATGGTAAATTGACATTAGGTGGAATATGTTTAGTTGCAGGACTAGGTGGATTTGGAGGAGAAGAGAGAGATGGAAGTTATGAATATTATCTTTCAGAGCCAGTTGTAAAAGATGATGTTAAAGGTAGTGGAATATTCTTGATGGCATATAGTGAATATTTATACCTAGATAAAATAAAGGGATGTGATGAATAA
- a CDS encoding GntR family transcriptional regulator — MNLSKVNRQFGENTKNFIYRVLKTNIMILNIKPGTGISESDIGETLGVSRTPIRESVVKLSEERLMDVYPQKGSFVSYIDLKLVEEAFFMRKIVEREVLKLATLNFSSQAIKELEKNLKFQNIIAQIEEDHTELFFLDNEFHRIIYKEVGKERVWEAVQSLSTHYDRVRFLDAIEKTNLVPTLDQHKEIINIIKNGETDKVDAMIDKHLSNFKNKIGYLIEKYPDYFLKN, encoded by the coding sequence TTGAATTTATCAAAAGTTAATCGTCAATTTGGCGAAAATACAAAAAACTTTATATATAGAGTTTTAAAAACAAATATAATGATCCTTAATATAAAACCAGGAACTGGAATTAGTGAATCTGATATTGGTGAAACTCTAGGAGTTAGTCGAACTCCTATAAGAGAATCTGTTGTTAAACTTTCAGAAGAAAGACTTATGGATGTTTATCCTCAAAAAGGATCTTTTGTTTCTTACATAGATTTGAAGCTAGTTGAAGAAGCATTTTTTATGAGAAAAATTGTTGAAAGAGAGGTATTAAAATTAGCTACTCTCAATTTCTCTTCTCAAGCTATTAAAGAGCTCGAAAAAAATCTAAAATTTCAAAATATTATTGCTCAAATCGAAGAGGATCACACAGAACTATTCTTTTTAGATAATGAATTCCACAGAATTATCTATAAAGAGGTGGGAAAAGAAAGAGTTTGGGAAGCTGTTCAATCTTTGAGTACACACTACGATCGTGTTAGATTTTTAGATGCGATTGAAAAAACAAATCTTGTTCCTACGCTTGACCAACATAAAGAGATTATCAATATTATTAAAAATGGTGAAACTGATAAAGTTGATGCTATGATTGATAAACATCTCTCAAACTTTAAAAATAAAATTGGATATCTTATAGAAAAATATCCAGATTATTTTCTAAAAAATTAA